Proteins encoded within one genomic window of Rhizobium favelukesii:
- a CDS encoding transporter substrate-binding domain-containing protein encodes MRNVVLALGLLLGASVAHSTEHLRIATEGAYPPFNFVDENGTLKGFDVDIAKALCKQLNADCTLQTVEWSKIIEGLESDDYDLIVASMAYTKERAARVEFSAPYYRSHSVLIGDAEKFTDSSPGALVGARIAAAEGTIQADYAKQAYKQSVPVLAKDQPSAQKLLEEKKADLLIGDAIELLSFMETPTGSAYGYVGDPISSEFLQSSAHITARKGNSPLIARVNDALKQIKLDGTYDKINDHYFPFSIY; translated from the coding sequence ATGCGAAATGTGGTCCTCGCCTTAGGTCTTCTACTCGGCGCCTCTGTCGCCCATTCTACCGAGCACCTCCGGATCGCTACCGAAGGGGCCTATCCCCCTTTCAATTTTGTCGATGAGAACGGTACCCTTAAGGGTTTCGATGTCGATATCGCAAAGGCGCTCTGCAAGCAGCTTAACGCTGACTGCACGCTCCAGACCGTCGAATGGTCCAAGATAATCGAGGGACTGGAATCCGACGACTATGATTTGATCGTGGCGAGCATGGCATACACGAAGGAGCGTGCCGCCCGCGTCGAATTCTCAGCGCCATACTATCGCTCGCATTCGGTTTTGATCGGGGACGCAGAAAAGTTCACCGACAGTTCTCCAGGAGCTTTGGTTGGCGCGCGCATCGCCGCTGCCGAGGGAACAATCCAGGCTGACTACGCAAAGCAAGCATACAAACAAAGCGTTCCTGTCTTGGCCAAGGATCAGCCGTCAGCTCAAAAACTGCTCGAAGAAAAGAAGGCCGATTTGTTGATCGGCGATGCTATTGAACTTTTGAGCTTCATGGAGACGCCCACAGGTTCTGCGTATGGCTACGTCGGAGATCCCATTTCCAGCGAATTTCTTCAAAGCTCAGCGCATATCACCGCGAGAAAGGGAAACAGTCCGCTTATCGCTCGCGTAAACGATGCGCTCAAGCAAATCAAACTTGATGGGACCTACGACAAGATCAACGATCACTATTTTCCCTTCAGCATCTATTAG
- a CDS encoding hemolysin family protein — MLLEISIVAILTILNGVLAMSELAVVSSRPARLKVLADQGSRGAAMAIRLGEDPGRLLSTVQIGITLVGVLSGAFSGATLGARLAGWLGTHGLSQTAADALGVGSVVVAITYLSLIVGELVPKQIALRAPEAVASRVAPAMVFLSRLAAPLVWLLDTSGRTILRLLGQSGKSGDVVTDEEIKTVLAEAHSAGVIETEESAMISGVMRLADRSARALMTPRRDVEVIDVEDGFAEIRDQLRRSAQARLPVRKNSSDEIIGVLLTKDFYDALASSGHVDIATLAREVPIVSDLSGALDVIQAIRRSPCHMVLVYDEYGHFEGVITSGDILEAIMGAVQEDSIGEKAIVRRHDGSYLVSGWTPIDEFADFMGFQVDDDRDYQTVAGLVLEEMKHLPEVGESFAMNGWRFEVVDLDGRRIDKLLLTADVSPDEGGSRTLQ, encoded by the coding sequence TTGCTTCTCGAAATTTCAATCGTTGCCATTCTCACGATCTTGAACGGCGTTCTCGCCATGTCCGAGCTCGCGGTCGTATCCTCGCGGCCGGCTCGTCTCAAAGTACTCGCCGATCAGGGAAGCCGCGGGGCCGCTATGGCCATCCGGCTAGGTGAGGACCCCGGACGTCTTCTATCCACCGTTCAGATCGGCATTACCCTCGTTGGCGTCTTGTCCGGCGCATTCTCGGGCGCGACGCTTGGTGCGCGACTGGCCGGCTGGCTAGGCACACACGGCTTGTCACAGACAGCCGCCGATGCGCTCGGGGTCGGCTCGGTCGTCGTTGCGATCACATACTTGTCGTTGATTGTCGGCGAGCTGGTGCCGAAGCAGATCGCTCTTCGCGCACCGGAAGCCGTTGCCAGCAGGGTCGCCCCGGCGATGGTGTTTTTGTCCCGCCTGGCCGCGCCGCTCGTCTGGCTGCTTGACACGTCCGGTCGCACCATCCTTCGACTTCTCGGGCAGTCGGGCAAGTCCGGTGACGTCGTCACCGATGAAGAAATCAAGACTGTGCTCGCCGAAGCGCACAGCGCAGGCGTGATCGAGACGGAAGAGTCGGCGATGATCTCTGGTGTCATGCGCCTGGCAGATCGAAGTGCCAGAGCCTTGATGACGCCGCGCCGCGATGTAGAGGTGATCGATGTGGAGGATGGCTTTGCAGAGATCCGGGACCAGCTCCGTCGGAGCGCGCAGGCACGGTTGCCGGTGCGCAAGAACAGCTCCGACGAGATCATCGGCGTGCTCTTGACCAAGGACTTCTACGATGCGCTTGCGTCGTCCGGTCATGTCGACATTGCCACCCTTGCCCGCGAGGTACCGATCGTATCAGACTTGTCGGGTGCCCTAGACGTCATTCAGGCCATTCGTCGTTCACCCTGCCACATGGTGCTGGTCTATGACGAATACGGCCACTTCGAAGGCGTGATCACCTCCGGCGACATCCTGGAGGCGATCATGGGCGCGGTCCAGGAAGACTCGATTGGAGAGAAGGCGATCGTACGCCGCCACGACGGCAGCTATCTTGTGTCCGGCTGGACGCCGATCGACGAGTTTGCGGATTTCATGGGGTTCCAGGTTGATGACGACAGGGACTACCAGACGGTGGCGGGTCTCGTGCTGGAGGAAATGAAGCACCTGCCGGAGGTTGGCGAGAGTTTTGCGATGAACGGTTGGCGATTCGAGGTCGTCGATCTTGATGGGCGCAGAATCGACAAGCTTCTTTTGACGGCTGACGTGTCTCCTGACGAGGGGGGAAGCCGAACACTGCAGTGA
- a CDS encoding AAA family ATPase, with product MQDDDPNGATKPPVKSGRRKAQVATSAVERRIVTALCYDLVDSTELFHRMDLEDYRELISAFQAAANKSIVEHSGVLRVEAGDGGLALFPIDLGARDAASLAIRAGLQIIETCRHVGQAAGRADLQVRVGIATSVALIQGLKEQSWSHEPVVGVALALATRLETVAAPNTVFVSDETCRLAGRSHAFSFEGIWNLKGFEGPERAWRALGHKNEVDRFYAFGRLGSPFVGRATELDALSKAWKSVVAGNGQTVVVEGEAGIGKSRLLHEFRRQTRAERSKSFFFQCVPGGFHSTLHPLVNSLTGMPETGGQSKLRAATVAARFRRHGIREDDIIEIFAHLLGAEGRSENLAGSNPKLIRDRARQAIPRALQALCESGPVLMVVEDIHWIDPTSREFLMEAARVISRLRLLLIATTRPEPTTEWPEDANPSRLSLQPLDPDETRRAIERNWPQHRQAEFSELVEVTERICGGVPLFIEQICQWVSDTKIADNVTMPETASTTHISAFEEILEARLGQLGPIRDVARAGAVAGSRFTLPLLQRLLPDYGKKALANAADTLCDTGFVTHVRAGGTTTYGFRHALIQETIYKLLLRRQSQALHRRLFDAVSEDPAIAPWIDVGSRAEHAERAGLKETAAQLFIRAGQEAARRSALVEARHHLEHALSICDGLEVVDRVDRLRLTAVTALGPVLTGAVGLNFPPARKLYEDGVEIANRLPLEEKSRWFPIYWGWWLTGADFLTMHERAMEVQVMLAGIQDPEIRLQMKHCIWAIDFNLGRHRETQNAIREGLALYDTPRATEARTIYGGHDARVCGLGQLALSLWLTGQTHESDHALQDMIRFVNEISHLPSKAHSLDTEAVSAFYRNDYKRLRSVAEEMSEFARQHEMQSLAGLSLLFGGWAEAHLGNLKGGYERFCKGFDLLAELGAVIDLPIYLSMQAAMLGLLGKVDRAIEVASQAILKARETGHAYWLAELYRVRAMLRARTGAMRNLVVEDLRVAAETAQTQGAVALQQKINQSIEDLGLVVER from the coding sequence ATGCAGGACGACGATCCGAATGGCGCCACGAAACCACCGGTTAAGAGCGGCCGGAGGAAAGCCCAAGTTGCAACCAGTGCGGTCGAGCGCCGGATCGTTACCGCACTTTGCTACGATCTGGTCGATTCAACCGAACTCTTCCACCGCATGGACCTGGAAGATTACCGCGAGCTGATATCGGCGTTTCAGGCAGCCGCGAACAAATCGATCGTAGAGCATTCAGGCGTGCTTCGGGTGGAGGCCGGTGACGGAGGCCTCGCCTTATTTCCGATCGATCTTGGAGCGCGGGATGCCGCTTCCCTCGCTATTCGTGCCGGCTTGCAAATCATCGAAACCTGCAGGCACGTTGGCCAGGCCGCCGGTCGTGCCGATCTGCAGGTGCGCGTCGGCATTGCCACGTCTGTTGCGCTTATTCAGGGACTTAAAGAACAAAGCTGGAGCCATGAGCCCGTTGTCGGCGTGGCGCTTGCTCTGGCCACGCGGCTTGAGACGGTCGCTGCTCCCAACACCGTCTTCGTGTCAGACGAAACCTGCAGGCTGGCGGGGCGCTCGCACGCGTTTTCGTTCGAGGGCATCTGGAATCTGAAGGGATTCGAGGGGCCTGAAAGAGCATGGCGCGCGCTTGGCCACAAAAATGAAGTGGACAGATTCTATGCGTTCGGAAGGCTCGGCAGCCCCTTTGTGGGTCGCGCAACCGAGCTGGACGCACTTTCGAAAGCGTGGAAAAGCGTCGTGGCCGGGAATGGGCAGACGGTCGTCGTCGAGGGAGAGGCTGGGATCGGAAAATCGCGTCTCCTGCATGAGTTCCGCAGACAAACGCGCGCGGAGCGATCGAAATCCTTCTTCTTCCAATGCGTGCCTGGTGGCTTCCATTCGACGCTCCACCCCTTGGTCAACAGCCTCACCGGCATGCCCGAAACGGGTGGACAGTCGAAATTGAGGGCAGCCACGGTCGCCGCCCGCTTCCGGCGCCACGGCATACGGGAAGACGACATCATCGAGATCTTTGCCCATCTCCTCGGTGCCGAAGGGCGTAGTGAAAATCTCGCAGGCAGCAATCCCAAACTCATACGGGACAGAGCACGACAAGCAATTCCACGGGCCCTGCAGGCTTTATGCGAGAGTGGGCCGGTCCTTATGGTCGTCGAGGACATTCACTGGATTGACCCGACCTCGCGGGAGTTTCTGATGGAGGCGGCCCGCGTCATCTCGCGGCTTCGGCTTCTTCTCATCGCGACCACACGTCCGGAGCCGACGACGGAATGGCCTGAAGACGCCAATCCATCTCGATTGTCTCTGCAACCGCTCGATCCGGACGAAACGAGGCGGGCGATCGAGCGCAACTGGCCGCAGCACCGACAAGCCGAGTTTTCAGAGCTGGTTGAGGTAACGGAGCGAATATGTGGGGGCGTGCCGCTCTTTATCGAGCAGATATGCCAGTGGGTATCCGACACCAAGATCGCCGACAATGTCACGATGCCGGAGACGGCATCGACAACCCATATTTCGGCATTTGAAGAGATTCTCGAAGCGCGGCTCGGTCAACTTGGCCCGATCAGGGATGTGGCACGCGCCGGCGCCGTTGCCGGCTCCCGCTTCACCTTGCCGCTTCTTCAGAGGCTGCTCCCGGACTATGGCAAGAAGGCGCTGGCGAACGCGGCGGATACGCTGTGCGATACGGGTTTCGTAACACATGTGCGAGCTGGCGGAACCACTACCTATGGTTTTCGCCACGCATTGATCCAGGAGACAATCTACAAGCTGTTGCTGCGACGGCAGAGCCAAGCCCTTCATCGGCGCCTCTTCGACGCTGTCAGCGAAGACCCCGCAATTGCACCGTGGATCGATGTCGGTTCCCGTGCCGAGCATGCGGAGCGTGCCGGTCTCAAGGAAACGGCCGCGCAACTGTTCATCAGGGCCGGCCAGGAGGCTGCGCGTCGCTCCGCTTTGGTCGAAGCCCGCCACCATCTCGAACATGCCCTCTCAATCTGCGACGGTCTGGAGGTCGTCGACCGGGTTGATCGACTTCGTCTGACAGCTGTAACCGCGCTGGGACCAGTGCTCACCGGGGCGGTCGGCCTGAATTTCCCGCCGGCGCGAAAGCTCTACGAAGACGGAGTGGAGATCGCCAATCGCCTGCCGCTGGAAGAGAAGTCGCGATGGTTTCCGATCTACTGGGGTTGGTGGCTGACGGGAGCCGATTTTCTGACGATGCATGAGCGCGCGATGGAAGTGCAGGTCATGTTGGCAGGGATACAGGACCCCGAAATACGCTTGCAGATGAAGCATTGCATCTGGGCTATCGACTTCAACCTTGGACGTCACCGAGAAACGCAGAATGCAATCCGGGAAGGGCTGGCTCTCTACGACACACCAAGGGCGACAGAAGCACGGACGATTTACGGTGGTCACGATGCACGTGTCTGTGGACTGGGCCAACTGGCTCTCTCGCTGTGGCTGACAGGCCAAACGCATGAATCGGACCATGCACTTCAGGATATGATCCGGTTCGTAAACGAGATTTCCCACCTGCCGAGCAAGGCACACTCTCTCGACACGGAAGCTGTCTCTGCCTTCTATCGCAATGATTACAAACGCTTGAGAAGCGTTGCGGAAGAGATGTCTGAATTTGCGAGACAACACGAAATGCAGTCTTTGGCTGGACTTTCGCTTCTTTTCGGCGGCTGGGCCGAGGCCCATCTTGGAAACCTTAAAGGGGGCTATGAAAGGTTCTGCAAGGGGTTTGATCTTCTAGCGGAACTCGGCGCGGTGATCGACCTGCCGATCTATCTATCGATGCAGGCCGCAATGCTGGGCCTTCTCGGCAAGGTCGATCGCGCCATCGAGGTCGCCAGCCAGGCGATCCTCAAAGCACGAGAAACGGGTCACGCCTATTGGCTGGCCGAGCTGTACCGGGTTCGCGCCATGCTGCGTGCCCGCACCGGCGCGATGCGAAATCTTGTCGTCGAGGATCTGCGGGTTGCCGCGGAGACTGCCCAGACGCAGGGAGCGGTCGCACTCCAGCAGAAAATCAACCAGTCGATCGAGGACCTTGGCCTTGTCGTCGAGCGGTGA
- a CDS encoding YcaO-like family protein encodes MSSSGEPTYGTSDNELLGAFAEEVTVHLCSPLAQEAQDDPGIYLRELLPICRHAGITRIADLTGLDRLALPAVQTIRPSALSEVTSLGRGRSIPHAAIGAIMEALERYYAELLPAKSAVLASADELAIPEGLFDTQLVNSTNAAWRRTPTLWIAAYDLHSGSRQMVPLELVHTRYTDPPPDFDGLFLRTTTGLACHSTSHQAAAHALFECIERDAIARAFDTHGFFDRHRLAPGSLGPAVNRRIERLAERAISAGFWLAPSPTGIAVVWCQTIEIGARHPVLALPTEGYCAGQNLHQAAENALLEALATRAGAISGARDDQTAGHYHKRVDRVIAKARQLILNPASFSPVAEIRPVSTLQEMLDCVIDAALGPVLAVPLGSNCDGPVRCARILMPRGRPFSIVR; translated from the coding sequence TTGTCGTCGAGCGGTGAGCCCACTTACGGCACGTCAGACAACGAACTCCTCGGCGCGTTTGCGGAAGAGGTCACCGTCCACCTCTGTTCACCGCTTGCCCAGGAGGCGCAGGACGATCCCGGCATATACCTGCGCGAGCTCCTGCCAATTTGTAGGCACGCGGGCATAACACGCATCGCCGACCTCACCGGCCTCGATCGATTGGCGCTTCCCGCGGTTCAAACGATCCGCCCAAGCGCCCTTTCAGAAGTGACCTCCCTTGGCCGAGGTCGTTCCATCCCACATGCCGCGATCGGAGCGATCATGGAGGCGCTTGAGCGCTACTACGCCGAGCTGCTTCCGGCCAAGAGCGCTGTTCTTGCAAGTGCGGATGAGCTCGCCATCCCAGAGGGACTGTTCGACACTCAGCTTGTCAACAGCACAAACGCTGCTTGGCGGCGAACACCAACGCTTTGGATTGCAGCCTATGACCTTCACTCCGGATCGAGGCAGATGGTTCCTCTCGAACTCGTGCATACACGCTACACCGATCCGCCACCGGACTTCGATGGGCTGTTCCTTCGTACCACCACCGGCCTCGCGTGCCATTCAACATCGCATCAAGCGGCAGCGCACGCGCTCTTCGAGTGCATAGAGCGCGATGCGATTGCCAGAGCGTTCGACACACACGGCTTCTTCGACAGACACCGACTTGCTCCCGGGAGCCTTGGCCCGGCTGTCAATCGCCGGATCGAACGTCTCGCAGAACGCGCTATATCGGCCGGGTTCTGGCTTGCCCCCTCCCCGACCGGAATTGCCGTCGTCTGGTGCCAGACGATCGAAATCGGCGCCAGGCATCCCGTTCTTGCACTGCCGACAGAAGGTTATTGCGCCGGGCAAAACCTTCACCAGGCGGCGGAAAATGCCTTGCTTGAGGCGTTGGCGACCCGAGCAGGAGCCATATCAGGCGCCCGTGACGACCAGACGGCGGGGCACTATCACAAGCGTGTTGACCGCGTTATTGCAAAGGCGCGCCAACTCATTCTCAATCCGGCGTCTTTCTCGCCAGTTGCGGAAATCCGGCCGGTTTCCACGCTCCAGGAGATGCTTGATTGCGTCATCGATGCCGCGCTTGGTCCTGTTCTTGCAGTTCCGCTGGGTTCGAATTGCGACGGTCCCGTTCGCTGCGCCAGGATCTTGATGCCTCGCGGCCGCCCATTTTCGATCGTGCGCTAG
- a CDS encoding DedA family protein, whose product MLEKLIGEYGLLAVFLGAAVEGETAAFLGGIFAHRQLIPYWQVALAACLGSFAADEFFFLLGRYATKWSYVQKQLGSEPIARVTRLLEAHPTGFILAFRFIYGIRTISPVAIGISSVSARRFVILNAFAALIWGFLITAIGFVAGCAVEALLGRLQLHLHLLTALAFVAILVPVSAYAFRREMARRTARLGRRAA is encoded by the coding sequence TTGCTCGAAAAGCTGATCGGTGAATACGGCCTCCTGGCCGTTTTTCTTGGCGCTGCTGTTGAAGGCGAAACGGCAGCATTTCTGGGTGGGATCTTCGCCCATCGGCAGCTCATTCCATACTGGCAGGTCGCGCTGGCTGCATGTCTCGGATCGTTTGCCGCAGACGAGTTCTTCTTCCTGTTGGGTCGCTATGCCACGAAGTGGTCCTATGTTCAGAAACAGCTTGGATCGGAACCGATTGCGCGGGTGACGCGACTGCTCGAAGCGCATCCGACCGGCTTCATTCTGGCCTTTCGCTTCATCTACGGCATCCGAACGATCAGCCCCGTTGCGATCGGCATCTCGAGTGTCTCGGCGCGCAGGTTTGTCATACTCAATGCGTTTGCCGCGCTGATTTGGGGCTTCTTGATAACCGCGATTGGTTTCGTTGCCGGATGTGCGGTTGAAGCATTGCTAGGGCGGCTGCAGCTTCACCTGCATTTGCTGACCGCGCTGGCCTTTGTCGCCATCCTTGTTCCGGTCAGTGCCTATGCTTTCAGGCGAGAAATGGCGAGACGGACCGCTCGCCTGGGCAGGCGAGCAGCATGA
- a CDS encoding DUF1236 domain-containing protein produces the protein MKALVTAATAALMLTGTAMAQTTVVTVPGEVRTYITEQQVPSVVYDGDIVVGSELPSSVEIHTIPSNDAYGYTVVNKKRVIVDPHTHRVIEVIN, from the coding sequence ATGAAAGCTCTCGTAACAGCTGCAACGGCAGCGCTTATGCTAACCGGTACGGCTATGGCCCAGACCACGGTTGTGACCGTGCCTGGCGAGGTGAGAACCTATATAACTGAACAGCAGGTCCCATCCGTTGTTTACGATGGCGATATCGTCGTGGGAAGTGAGCTGCCGTCCTCAGTCGAAATCCACACGATCCCCAGCAATGATGCATACGGTTACACGGTGGTGAACAAGAAGCGCGTAATCGTCGATCCGCATACGCACCGCGTAATCGAAGTGATCAATTAA
- a CDS encoding MliC family protein → MTAKTTMMFALAALAISAAKALSMEAQYECATGTRLHAAFHRMTLRPAVSCSPFWGASGEIRLPQLASADGGRYADNDMEFWIQGNEATLTVGGKSETCHTN, encoded by the coding sequence ATGACTGCGAAGACGACCATGATGTTCGCGCTTGCTGCTCTCGCGATCTCGGCGGCCAAGGCACTCTCTATGGAGGCGCAATACGAGTGCGCAACCGGCACGCGTCTTCATGCAGCCTTTCATCGCATGACGCTTCGCCCGGCAGTGTCGTGCTCGCCTTTTTGGGGCGCATCGGGCGAGATCAGACTGCCGCAGCTCGCCTCAGCCGATGGTGGCCGCTATGCCGACAACGATATGGAGTTCTGGATCCAGGGCAATGAAGCCACCCTGACCGTCGGCGGGAAGAGCGAAACATGTCATACCAATTGA
- a CDS encoding DUF6665 family protein, with amino-acid sequence MSLRPPRSLSGQSSAGLNPLEYELASARADALGRQGRKMEAALARLASWSPENNHKTDRQTLLDEASDAVWALFIQREICGLHNDKDVIKRYQIPGEVLARLGATRK; translated from the coding sequence GTGAGTCTCAGGCCGCCACGATCACTCTCAGGGCAGTCGAGCGCCGGGTTAAATCCCTTGGAATACGAGCTTGCCTCCGCGCGGGCGGACGCCCTGGGTCGCCAGGGTCGCAAGATGGAAGCCGCGTTGGCCAGGCTTGCATCGTGGTCGCCGGAAAACAATCACAAGACTGACCGGCAAACCCTCCTCGATGAGGCCTCCGACGCCGTCTGGGCATTGTTTATCCAGCGCGAGATCTGCGGGCTCCACAATGATAAGGATGTCATCAAGCGGTATCAGATTCCAGGTGAGGTTCTCGCAAGGCTCGGCGCGACACGCAAGTGA
- a CDS encoding iron chelate uptake ABC transporter family permease subunit produces the protein MRSYILLTWLSGSTNRAGALEAWTAITSHSILTAPLFLMTHWLTILPLGAGAARSVGMSVTPTRPLLAVLASLMTAISSFLIGPLSLTGLIAPQLSRLIGFHRSRDHLLATMLIGACLLVLADGLSRIIIYPYQVPVGLFAALIGGPYLLWILSRKETRASA, from the coding sequence TTGCGCAGTTACATCCTGCTGACCTGGCTATCCGGTTCGACAAACCGCGCCGGCGCTTTGGAGGCCTGGACCGCGATCACTTCGCATTCTATTCTGACAGCGCCGCTCTTCCTGATGACGCACTGGTTGACCATCTTGCCACTTGGCGCCGGGGCGGCACGCAGTGTCGGAATGAGCGTTACCCCAACGCGTCCGCTGCTTGCCGTACTCGCGTCGCTCATGACGGCGATCTCTTCTTTCCTCATTGGGCCACTTAGCCTTACGGGATTGATCGCGCCCCAATTGTCCAGGCTGATCGGTTTTCACCGTAGCCGCGATCATTTGCTCGCAACCATGCTGATCGGCGCCTGCCTGCTTGTCCTAGCCGACGGGCTATCACGGATCATCATTTATCCGTATCAGGTTCCGGTCGGACTGTTCGCCGCCCTGATTGGAGGGCCATATCTTCTGTGGATTCTAAGCCGAAAGGAAACACGCGCCTCTGCATAG
- a CDS encoding TfuA-like protein, with amino-acid sequence MSASDQAGPILVFLGPTLRLPEAQAALDAIYLQPVAQGDILLAAHAFRPKAMVIIDGHFEDRPSVRHKEILWALAQGIVVIGAASMGALRAAELGPYGMIGVGLVFRYYRRWILAPDDAVAVQSGPAELGFPPVTDALIDLQRTFSNLKRLGHISAAQRDSLSTTARRMNFRDRSFDRILRAEGWRREEISRLRQQLIRQKGLDASLALKLAPQLAAEFGGRRPINTWVATNTFIRDLEAANIDIQLINTY; translated from the coding sequence ATGAGTGCCAGCGATCAAGCAGGTCCGATATTGGTTTTTCTAGGCCCGACGCTGCGACTGCCGGAAGCCCAAGCTGCGCTCGACGCAATCTACCTTCAGCCGGTCGCACAGGGCGACATACTGCTTGCCGCTCATGCATTTCGCCCCAAAGCGATGGTCATCATCGATGGACATTTCGAAGATCGTCCGTCTGTCCGGCATAAGGAAATCCTGTGGGCGCTGGCGCAGGGGATCGTGGTGATCGGAGCCGCAAGCATGGGAGCGCTTCGGGCAGCGGAACTGGGTCCATACGGTATGATCGGCGTGGGGCTGGTCTTTAGGTATTACAGGCGCTGGATACTGGCCCCGGACGATGCCGTCGCCGTCCAATCGGGACCGGCCGAACTTGGCTTCCCACCCGTGACAGACGCCTTGATCGATCTTCAAAGGACGTTTTCCAATCTGAAGCGGCTCGGCCACATAAGCGCGGCTCAACGCGATAGTCTATCCACAACCGCGCGGCGAATGAATTTTCGAGACCGATCCTTTGATAGGATACTTCGCGCGGAAGGTTGGCGGCGCGAAGAAATCAGTAGATTGCGTCAGCAACTTATTCGACAGAAGGGCCTTGACGCATCGCTGGCACTGAAACTTGCGCCCCAATTGGCGGCGGAATTTGGCGGTCGCCGCCCGATCAACACCTGGGTTGCAACGAATACTTTCATTCGCGATCTCGAAGCAGCCAATATTGACATACAATTAATTAATACATACTAA